In Monomorium pharaonis isolate MP-MQ-018 chromosome 3, ASM1337386v2, whole genome shotgun sequence, a genomic segment contains:
- the LOC105837578 gene encoding zinc finger CCCH domain-containing protein 15 homolog, which produces MPPKKAPAPSKKTEQKKKEKVIEDKTFGIKNKKGAKQQKFIQQVEKQVKSGGVNPRKLEDPNAKKLEKEKKLKEQKELALIFKPVQTQKIDKGIDPKSVVCAFFKQGQCTKGDKCKFSHDLSVERKAEKRSLYCDMRDDDKETDTMDKWDEDKLKEVVEKKHGGGNRPNTDIICKHFLEAVEKSKYGWFWECPSGQKCIYRHALPPGFVLKKDKKKEDKKDEISLEDLIETERANLGPNQTKITLETFLAWKKRKLKEKMEQAIKDEEKKRSDYKAGRQVGISGREMFYFNPDLAAGDGIDEGDEAISNYSREEDDESEDVQYRELDTDRLAFEASEIDTKGITMATADRLKSNNATDNNKDTATVDEGAVAVAINENLFVEEDLEGLEEELGDLDLEE; this is translated from the exons ATGCCACCAAAGAAGGCACCGGCACCAAGTAAAAAGACGGagcaaaagaaaaaggaaaaagttatCGAG gaCAAAACATTTGGTATAAAAAACAAGAAGGGTGCCAAGCAGCAAAAGTTTATTCAGCAAGTTGAAAAGCAGGTAAAATCGGGTGGCGTAAATCCCCGCAAGCTCGAAGATCCTAATGCCAAGAAGTtggagaaggagaagaagcTTAAGGAACAGAAGGAACTAGCCCTCATTTTCAAGCCTGTTCAAACGCAGAAGATAGATAAAG GTATAGATCCCAAATCTGTTGTATGCGCGTTTTTTAAGCAGGGACAATGTACAAAGGGAGATAAGTGTAAATTCTCACACGATTTGAGTGTTGAGCGGAAAGCCGAGAAACGATCCTTATATTGTGATATGAGAGATGACGATAAGGAGACGGATACGATGGACAAGTGGGATGAAGATAAACTAAAAGAGGTTGTAGAAAAGAAACATGGTGGTGGTAATCGTCCAAATACTGACATT ATATGCAAGCACTTCTTGGAAGCAGTGGAGAAGTCGAAATATGGCTGGTTCTGGGAGTGTCCATCTGGTCAAAAGTGCATCTACAGGCATGCTTTACCTCCTGGATTTGTCCTGaagaaagataagaaaaaagaagacaaGAAGGATGAAATCTCTCTGGAGGATTTAATAGAAACGGAAAGGGCCAATTTAGGACCTAATCAA ACCAAAATAACGCTAGAGACATTTTTGGCTTGGAAGAAgagaaaattgaaagaaaaaatggaGCAGGCGATCAAAGatgaagaaaagaagagaagcGATTATAAAGCTGGTCGCCAAGTTGGCATATCGGGAAGAGAAATGTTCTACTTCAATCCGGATCTTGCAGCAGGAGACG GTATTGATGAAGGAGATGAAGCAATATCTAATTACTCTCGTGAAGAAGATGACGAATCTGAAGATGTTCAATATAGGGAACTCGATACCGACCGTCTTGCTTTTGAAGCTAGTGAAATTGATACCAAGGGTATCACAATGGCAACTGCAGATCGGTTAAAGTCCAACAATGCCACTGATAACAATAAAGATACAG cgACTGTGGACGAGGGTGCAGTTGCAGTAGCTATTAACGAAAATCTTTTCGTGGAAGAAGACCTAGAGGGTTTGGAAGAAGAATTGGGGGACCTGGACTTGGAGGAGTAA
- the LOC105830441 gene encoding cap-specific mRNA (nucleoside-2'-O-)-methyltransferase 1 — protein sequence MGVISACSKEKCPYCISNIDPSELDAIEYTKFYNHFKRNNIRQCTQSSNSELFSPHQTRYLKMEYEWENSYIRESHSKKRKLNNEEAIGVDASPEEKYTEENEAAYNVHNADADSGGETNVSNKVQHMMMKMGYKPGKGLGKDDQGRAEPIEAVAQHGRRGFGHVVPGLKEASLRWNPKTEEIKAIEDIEWLQNAHSAADTSPMLLDWLKLGWKKYSLDDENLFCDPDILKRVIASKTIFDSLDKSEMRKARARANPYETIRSMQFLNRAAVKMANIDRACDFMFTNPKNVDSNELLYFADVCAGPGGFSEYIMFRKNWHAKGFGFTLKNSNDFTLDEFFAGPCETFHPFYGPKENGDVMDAQNQEAFQSLIMKHTNNKGVHFMMSDGGFSVEGQENIQEILSKQLYLCQCLVALRIVRPGGHFVTKLFDLFTPFSIGLIYLMYKCFDSISIFKPNSSRPANSERYLICKAKRLDTREITNYLIHVNNMLSSQDDKNDVIELVPLDVLEADKEFISYMRNSNNILGQKQITSLLKIAAFCEDPTLIEYQQATMKEECLKYWKLPVQARMRPPISKPQDKAQEILGGDLALLSCESTKLKNDNIQILSQPYDWYCMPCGSGPYVEEDKQATFYLGLGRRKVFRYLRGKWESVGDAKIELPANTLIYAELVYETKWTSGKFFLKTRALHILDAYMLGGEDVSKMYLSKRYQLTKKFCDALWKPIPNDYICVRAKPRFWLTPDIQKKLRVTQRRNVKMPISFEFPKSPQEYESDTDMQEPVYSAFNTVMFIRSIAPPWARHLSRTTGEFYVYNAVTKQTEYEVRNKMHNRPPEAEANFTRAFNDRVIWNWPHDTNNTLNMDSLVNAITQMLNPHRK from the exons ATGGGTGTCATTTCTGCATGTTCCAAAGAAAAGTGTCCATACT GTATTTCTAACATTGATCCTTCTGAGTTAGATGCTATCGAGTATACCAAATTCTACAATCATTTCAAGCGGAATAATATAAGACAGTGTACACAAAGTTCTAACAGCGAGCTATTCAGCCCTCATCAAACAAGGTATTTGAAGATGGAGTACGAATGGGAAAATAGTTACATTCGTGAAAGCCATAGTAAGAAGAGAAAGCTGAATAACGAAGAGGCTATAGGCGTTGATGCATCTCCAGAAGAAAAGTATACCGAAGAGAATGAAGCAGCATATAATGTCCACAATGCAGATGCTGACAGTGGTGGCGAGACTAATGTGTCTAACAAGGTTCAGCATATGATGATGAAAATGGGATACAAACCGGGTAAGGGTCTCGGAAAGGATGACCAGGGTCGTGCAGAGCCTATAGAAGCGGTCGCACAACACGGTCGACGAGGATTTGGGCATGTTGTTCCTGGTCTCAAGGAAGCAAGTCTCCGATGGAATCCAAAGACTGAAGAGATAAAAGCTATAGAAGATATTGAATGGCTACAAAATGCGCACTCTGCTGCAGATACGTCCCCGATGTTACTCGACTGGTTGAAATTGGGATGGAAGAAATACAGTTTGGACGATGAGAACCTGTTTTGCGATCCGGACATTTTGAAACGAGTGATTGCTAGTAAAACCATATTCGACAGTCTAGACAAGTCAGAGATGCGTAAGGCGAGGGCACGTGCGAATCCGTATGAGACAATTCGCAGCATGCAATTCCTAAATCGCGCAGCCGTGAAGATGGCAAATATAGATAGAGCATGTGACTTCATGTTTACTAATCCGAAGAACGTGGACTCTAACGAGTTACTATACTTTGCGGATGTGTGCGCCGGTCCAGGTGGCTTCAGCGAGTACATAATGTTCAGGAAGAACTGGCACGCCAAAGGATTTGGATTCACTTTGAAGAATAGTAACGATTTCACGTTGGACGAGTTCTTCGCCGGCCCATGCGAGACTTTCCATCCGTTTTATGGGCCCAAGGAAAACGGAGACGTAATGGACGCACAGAATCAAGAAGCATTTCAATCGCTGATTATGAAGCACACCAACAACAAGGGTGTGCACTTTATGATGTCAGACGGTGGATTCTCAGTGGAGGGACAGGAGAACATTCAGGAGATTCTGTCGAAACAGTTATATCTGTGCCAGTGCCTGGTAGCCCTGAGAATAGTGAGACCGGGCGGACACTTTGTTACGAAGCTGTTCGACTTATTCACGCCTTTCAGCATCGGGCTTATTTATCTGATGTACAAGTGCTTCGACAGTATCTCCATTTTCAAACCCAACAGTTCCAGGCCAGCCAATTCAGAGCGTTACCTGATATGCAAGGCGAAGAGGCTCGATACGCGAGAGATCACGAATTATTTGATTCACGTCAATAACATGCTCTCATCGCAGGACGATAAAAACGACGTAATTGAACTGGTACCACTCGATGTGTTGGAGGCGGACAAGGAGTTTATAAGTTACATGAGAAACTCCAACAACATTTTAGGACAAAAACAGATAACAAGTCTTCTCAAGATTGCTGCATTTTGCGAAGATCCGACATTGATCGAGTATCAGCAGGCGACCATGAAGGAGGAGTGCCTTAAGTATTGGAAGCTGCCAGTTCAAGCTAGAATGAGGCCTCCGATATCGAAGCCTCAGGACAAGGCGCAGGAGATCCTGGGTGGTGACCTAGCACTGCTCAGTTGCGAATCAACTAAACTAAAGAACGACAACATACAGATATTGAGTCAACCATACGACTGGTACTGTATGCCATGTGGTTCTGGCCCATACGTTGAGGAGGATAAGCAGGCGACGTTTTACTTAGGCCTAGGAAGAAGAAAGGTGTTTCGATATCTGAGAGGCAAATGGGAATCTGTGGGGGACGCGAAGATCGAACTACCAGCCAATACTCTCATATACGCCGAGCTGGTGTACGAGACAAAATGGACAAGTGGAAAGTTCTTCTTGAAAACGCGCGCATTACACATTTTGGATGCGTATATGCTTGGTGGAGAGGATGTGAGCAAGATGTATTTATCCAAGAG GTATCAGCTTACGAAGAAATTTTGCGATGCCTTGTGGAAGCCAATACCCAATGATTACATTTGCGTTCGTGCTAAACCAAGATTCTGGCTAACCCCAGATATACAGAAGAAACTGCGAGTCACACAGCGCCGAAATGTAAAAATGCCCATCTCATTTGAGTTTCCGAAAAGTCCTCAAGAATACGAAAGCGATACTGATATGCAAGAACCCGTGTACTCGGCTTTCAACACCGTAATGTTTATACGAAGTATCGCTCCGCCATGGGCGCGTCATCTTAGTAGGACGACCGGCGAATTTTATGTCTATAACGCAGTTACGAAACAAACGGAATATGAAGTCCGAAATAAAATGCACAACAGACCACCCGAGGCCGAGGCCAATTTCACGCGGGCGTTTAATGATAGAGTCATCTGGAATTGGCCACATGACACAAACAATACGCTTAATATGGATTCTCTAGTTAACGCTATAACTCAAATGCTGAATCCACACAGAAAATAG